CGAAGTTTCCTCAATTTTAGACCTTCCGTCTGATATAGTCCTTCCACTAACTGCATACGACAAACACAGCTGTTGGAATGTTATTGATAAAATAATCAATCATATTTCTTCCAGCAAAATGGCAGCTTAAAGGATAAAGCCTTCAGATAAATGGTAAAATATTTATTATAAAATCTGGAGGTAAGCCTTTGGAACTAATTATAGATAAAACAGATCTTCAGAATGTTCTCAAAAAAGCTATATCTGCAACAGAAAAAAAGTCAGCACTTCCCATTCTTTTAAACTTCCTTCTTGAAGCAAAGGACGACAAACTTACCGTTCAAGGAACAGACCTTGAGGTTCATGTTTCTGTTTCTGTGTTTGCAAAAGTTGAAAATGAAGGGAAGGCATGTGTAAATGCAAAAAAATTGACAGATATATCAAGGCTTCTTCCAAGTAACGAGGTATATATAAAGCTTGAGGATAATGTTTTAAAAATAAAATCAGGTAAAACAAAATACAATCTTCCTGTCGTTTCATCTGAAGATTTTCCGATGATGTATCCATTTCCTGAGGACAATGCCTTTATTGTTTCAGGAGACGAACTACAGAAGGGTATATCAAAAACTTCTTACGCATCATCAAAAGAAGAAACAGGATACGCACTTCAGGGGGTTTTGTTTAAATCCCTTGACGGAGAGATTGATCTTGTTGCTACAGATGGACATAGATTGGCTCTCTACACCATAAAGAGAAACGGAAATGGTGAGGTGAATATAATAGCCCCCCAAAAAGCATTAAACGAGCTAAAAAAACTACTAACAGGTCTTGAAGATGTTGAGATGGCATCAACAGATCAGTATGTTTTTTTCAGGACGAAAGAGTGGATACTTATGTCAAGGCTTCTTGAAGGAACATTCCCTGATTACACAAAGGTAATACCTGGGGAATACAGCATACAGATAAAATTAGACAAAAAAGAGTTTTTAGATGCTGTAAAAAGGGTTTCAGCTGTTGTTGAGGGGGATCCAAAGCCTATAAAAATAACTCTGAAGGAAAACAGCCTTGAGCTTGTATCAAGGTCTGCAGAGTATGGTGAAGCTGTTGATGAGATACCTGTAGACTACTCAGGAGAAGAGTTTTCAATAGGTTTTAACGCAAGATATCTGATAGAAGCTGTTGATGTTATAGATGGGGATGGTGTGATAATCAGGTTTACAACTCCAAACGCACAGACATTAATAATTCCAGAAGATCAAAACGATAGATATAAGGCTATTGTAATGCCTATGGAAGTTGCATAAATTAGAATGACTTAACTTTTCAGGAGGTAAAAATTTGTCAGAAGAAGTAAAAAAGAATACGGAAGAATACAGAGCAGAAGCTATAGATGTTGTTGAAGGTCTTGATCATGTAAGGGCAAGACCTGCAATGTATATAGGTGACATCTCTGAAAGGGGTCTACACCATCTTGTCTGGGAGCTTGTTGATAATGCTGTTGATGAAGCGATGGCAGGATACGCCAAAAATATATCTGTTGTTATAAATGATGACGGTTCAATAACAGTGGAGGACGACGGTAGGGGAATACCTGTTGATATACATCCAAAGACAGGTAAACCTGCAGTTGAGATGGTTTTTACAGTATTGGGAGCAGGAGGTAAGTTCTCAAAAAAAGCCTACCAGTATTCAGGAGGACTGCACGGTGTTGGTGCTTCTGTTGTTAATGCCCTCTCAAGATGGCTTGTCGTAGAGGTCTATAGGGACGGCAAAGTTTACCGTCAGGAGTATGAGTTTGGAAAACCGATAACACCTTTAAAGGTAGTTGGAGAAACGGTAAAAACAGGAACAAAAGTAACATTTATGCCTGATGATACAATCTTTGAAACTGTCAACTTTAAGTATGATACCATCTCTAAAAGAATAAGAGAGCTTGCATTCCTAAATCCGGGTGTAAGGTTTTTTGTTGCTGACAAAAGAAAGGATATAGAGGAGGAGTTCCTTTACAACGAAGGTATAAAGGATTTTGTGAGGATACTAAATCAGGCGAAAGATCCTCTTTTTGATGAAGTTATATATCTAAAAGATGAAAAAGAGAGGATAATAGTTGAGGTTGCCTTCCAGTATACAAAAAGCTATAACGAGGTTATAGAAAGCTTTGTAAATAATGTAAAAACTGTAGAAGGGGGAACCCATGTTGCAGGTTTCAGGTCTGCCCTTACAAGAGCGATGAACAAAACCCTCTCAACAATGAGGCTTCCAAAGGAGCTTAAAGGAGGTATAAAAGGAG
The sequence above is drawn from the Persephonella sp. genome and encodes:
- the dnaN gene encoding DNA polymerase III subunit beta — its product is MELIIDKTDLQNVLKKAISATEKKSALPILLNFLLEAKDDKLTVQGTDLEVHVSVSVFAKVENEGKACVNAKKLTDISRLLPSNEVYIKLEDNVLKIKSGKTKYNLPVVSSEDFPMMYPFPEDNAFIVSGDELQKGISKTSYASSKEETGYALQGVLFKSLDGEIDLVATDGHRLALYTIKRNGNGEVNIIAPQKALNELKKLLTGLEDVEMASTDQYVFFRTKEWILMSRLLEGTFPDYTKVIPGEYSIQIKLDKKEFLDAVKRVSAVVEGDPKPIKITLKENSLELVSRSAEYGEAVDEIPVDYSGEEFSIGFNARYLIEAVDVIDGDGVIIRFTTPNAQTLIIPEDQNDRYKAIVMPMEVA